A part of Diachasmimorpha longicaudata isolate KC_UGA_2023 chromosome 11, iyDiaLong2, whole genome shotgun sequence genomic DNA contains:
- the LOC135167526 gene encoding uncharacterized protein LOC135167526, whose protein sequence is MRTRNRINDIFQMTVIGNELQYQPQFTKFLIFITTMKFAIACCLLLSAISVSLATNIRGPLSFAIDATIKIQQFSLLPNNFFYGGNLTADGWFNDIHVTKNIEFSSGLVLDWSIMYENKTSHKIGWQELDDGRNYLCEELNENNHILGLVRELLGMSEGCSVVKNDVLKPHYNKSGMKKSIFFMSDMTSDMVIRAVLGSEDRHVAEYCLAITFSIDAENIYHIKRNEPDCNNYSVNDF, encoded by the exons ATGAGGACGAGAAATAG AATTAATGATATCTTCCAAATGACTGTTATTGGAAATGAATTACAATATCAGCCCCAATTTACAAAG TTCTTAATATTCATCACAACTATGAAGTTCGCAATTGCTTGCTGCCTTCTACTATCAGCGATCTCCGTGTCGCTGGCAACGAACATCCGTGGT CCCCTTTCTTTTGCCATAGATGCTACAATTAAGATACAACAGTTTTCACTACTtcctaacaattttttttatggtggAAACCTAACTGCTGATGGTTGGTTCAATGATATTCATGTGACAAAAAATATAGAGTTTTCCTCTGGTCTGGTG CTCGACTGGTCAATAATGTACGAGAATAAGACTTCCCATAAAATTGGATGGCAAGAGCTTGACGATGGTAGGAACTACCTTTGCGAAGAGTTAAATGAGAATAATCACATTCTAGGCCTTGTACGCGAACTCCTTGGAATGTCTGAAGGATGTTCAGTGGTTAAG aACGACGTCTTAAAACCCCATTACAATAAGTCCGGTATGAAGAAATCGATCTTCTTCATGAGTGATATGACATCCGACATGGTGATAAGGGCGGTGCTGGGGAGTGAGGACAGACATGTAGCAGAGTATTGTCTGGCTATTACGTTCTCCATTGACGCCGAGAATATTTATCATATAAAACGCAACGAGCCTGATTGTAATAATTATTCTGTgaacgatttttaa